Within Lolium rigidum isolate FL_2022 chromosome 5, APGP_CSIRO_Lrig_0.1, whole genome shotgun sequence, the genomic segment CGGCGGGAGAACTGGCGCGCCGGCTGTTCGTCGTCTTCCGGCCCTCGGCGCGGGGCCTCTTCGCCGCGATCGGCGGCTTGtcgtcggccgcgccggccttgcGTTTCGGTGCCGGAGCACGGTGCTCTAGCGGCAACGGCGGCTCCTTCTTCGCGCGACGCCTCGGAAAGTCGGCCCCCGTCGGGAGGTACTTCGTGAACTCGCGGAGGAGGGCGACGTGCGCGGAGCCGAAGACTTCACGGGCCATGCTGTAGATTTGGTTCCCGTCCAGCGTCTCATCGGAGCCCACCTGGAAGAGCAGCGCGAGGAGCCTCTCGTACAGCGGCCCCGCTCGCTTCTTCACCCGTTCCAAGAACAGCAAGGCTCTGCGaatgtcggcgtcgtcgtcgtcgacggcggcggccgtgGGGCGGCGCTCCCTTTTGGGTCGCGTCGGCGCAGCCACCGCCGTGGCGTTGTCTTCGCGGGCGGGCTCGGGCTCGGGCGCGTGCTCGTCGGGGAGAAATGCGTGGAAGCGGCGGACGAGGTCGGGGTGGCCGCGGAGGAGCGCGCACGCCTTGTCCGCGACGTCGCGGCGGTCGGCGGTCTCGCCCGTGCTGAGGccccggaggaggcggaggagctcCGCGTAGACGGCCGGATGAGACGCGGCTTTGACGTGCTGAAAGAAGGACTTGGCGGCGTCGAACCCGCTCGCCTGGATTAACCTCACCTGCCGTTGCGCCATGGCGGGCCTGGCGGCGGCTCGATCGCTCGTCCGATCTCTCAGTCCAGCGGCAGCGCAGGGGAATAATGCGGCTGCGTTTGTCGTGCGAGGCTGGTCTGGCCGTTCAATATTTATGGCTATGCACCCGCGCAGCCGGGAGACACGATGGCAAAAGTTCTTCCCAACGTAACGATGTGGAGTTGGAGTAGGACCCTACGGCCGAACTGTGACTGGAGTCGGATCCCTCTTCCTCTCCGGCCGACGTTTCATCCCGTTCCCGTGTCATGTATAATTCCGTATTTGGATCGGATTAGATGTTGCCTTTATAATGTGCAATGCCATATTTTCCATCGGATTCACAACGAATCAGTTAACAGATTTGCTACCTCTGACTGGGAGTTTTTTAACTCCTAAAAATATGCTTTAGTTACACTTTTCTAGCAGAAAAGGGTAGAAAAGTTTAACggaaccgagttgcacttttttaGACTGCAGTAGCACTTTAGGACATAGACAAACCTATTAGATAACAGctaattttctaatttttttattaaatttcaaaaatatatatttttttacaaAGATAATACATCCTCGACTTGGCCCACGCCAATAAATACTTATTAGCGTATGTGAACTGCTAAAAAATATGAAACAGAGGAAGTAATTGCGAAACACGCTTTATTAGCTTTGACGTTTTAGATGTAAATCTAATTATTTCAGATAAAATTCATCAGTTAatcttaaatatttttaaaatacgGATAATTGATATGCTATTTACCATACcatatatctccatcttcagtttATGTACCAGTTGAGATAAAAAATTATCTTGGCTATATGTTCCAGTTGAGATAAAAAAATGTCTTGGTTAAGGAACCCCATGCGGCGGCACCGCGTGCCGCACCGGGGCTCCTCCGCCACCGTCGGAGGCACCGCTAGGCAAAGTCGACGTGGCGCGGTGGCGGCACGGCCCCTGCAGCTGGATGCGGCTAGGCTTGGCGGCGACAACGCACGTTGCTTCTCCATCGGCTGCGGTGGTGCTCGGCGACGGTGACCGGAGGCGCGGGTGGAGGGCACGGTGGGGAGTTTTGGCACGAGAGGGCTCCAAACTCCTTCGCCTTTCCCTGCGCGTGGCGATGGCATGCTGCTATGCCTGCATCACCTGGGGGTGGATCACGGGATCCCATGTCTTGCACAATAAaggaggcggcggtcctagggttcctTCAGTGCGAAGACGAAGATCGGCTGCATGTCTGCCCTTGCTGATCTGGCCTGGAGCggtgagtttcggaaggctccgccggcgaacttCCATGGACGCATCATGCCTGGAGATCGCTCGATCAGATTGAATTCGGTCGTGCACGCCCATATATTtttttctgaccgtttggttttagATGGAGCGTTTCGA encodes:
- the LOC124656334 gene encoding uncharacterized protein LOC124656334, which codes for MAQRQVRLIQASGFDAAKSFFQHVKAASHPAVYAELLRLLRGLSTGETADRRDVADKACALLRGHPDLVRRFHAFLPDEHAPEPEPAREDNATAVAAPTRPKRERRPTAAAVDDDDADIRRALLFLERVKKRAGPLYERLLALLFQVGSDETLDGNQIYSMAREVFGSAHVALLREFTKYLPTGADFPRRRAKKEPPLPLEHRAPAPKRKAGAADDKPPIAAKRPRAEGRKTTNSRRASSPAVVDARKSSVSRDREAWEFETTYTKLVATIRRTEELLKQYDPPEDEDAPPPPPPRGHRAFEELFPDRECQEVLREMYHDMLEPIQEALEDGERTEVALRTIKRRLGMLEQVAVKIAMERRDRARVEARMCELAVDRVLRLRKEEQASVRGRVRPARREALFSQHCSPLPAC